The Candidatus Defluviibacterium haderslevense DNA window AAATGGCTTCAGACCAATCTGTTCCTTGTCCACCCCCGTTAAAAATTAGAGGACTGCCGATGACTTCCGTTGCATTTGCGATGATACTGTCATTGGCGGCCAGCACTCGTTTCCATGCGTTATACTGGTGTAGCGCATTGGCCCTGGTTCTCTGATCCAAGTTGACATTATCCATTATAGATTTTTGAATGTCTATATCATTCTGTATGCCACCCTCCGTTAGCACAAATTTTCTGTATGCATTCTGGCCTGAACCTTTAAGTGAATAAATAAGTCTTTCATGCGTGACTGCTTTACAGGAATCAGGAATAAAATCTACCACTCTATATTTTCCATAATTCAAGTCATACCCATAGCCTATAAAAACATCTGCCCTATCCGCAATACTTGGATCGAGATCGGAAGTGGAAAATCCTTCGTTGGTGCTTACACAAGTTCCATGATCATTCGTTTTGACTACAAGGTCACCTGCAGTTAAGCCAACACCAAATTCGACAGAAAATTCAAAATTTGTGGTCACAATAAGTCCCACACTACCTGCAACACCTATCTTAACCTTGGCATGTGCTTCATGTGATTGATCAGTTGAATAAGAGTTTTCAAATTCTCTGCATATCGTTTTAGTTTGGCTGAAGGAACTGGTACTGCCATCGCCTGGAGGGTCATGCAAGACAAGGTAAGGAATTTGGGGTTCAGTGGTATATCCAAGTATGGGTACAGCGTAATCAACAATACCGGAAACCACAAATGGCATCTGTAGATAAACATTATTAATAGGAGTTCCATTATTAATATTTTGTTCTTGGAAAAAAAATCTGGCCAACATGGTTGTTGTTCCATATTGGAGTGAATCACCAGTACTCATAATATATTCCCCGCGATATAAGGTTGAATTGATTGAAGTAAGTTTGAGTGAATCTCTTTCCTTCTTCCCTTGCCAGACATTATTGAAAGGATCTACCAGGTCAACGAAATTGTTGGTGTTGTTTAGTTTAGCGCTTGATCTGGCATAGATAGTAAGCTTGTAGGCTTTACTTTTTCCAGAAAGATCCTGTGTTTGATTCATTGCCCCATACTCTATCTGAGGGAAGCTGTTCATAAACACCTTGTCAGTAGGCCGGGCCGGATTAGTAGGAATTCCTTGATACACTGTATTTCCTATTCCTAAATGCTCATCACATAGCCTTTTTGGTAGTCCATAGATGGTAAACTTAGATACATTATTATTAGTTGAAAAAACAGTTTCTGACTCGCTTTGAATTTCCTTACCATTTTTATCTTTTGGAATAGGTCCCAAACCACTTCGCCTTACAAGACGCCAAACCTTCCATTGACTCATATCACTTTGATTATAAATATTTTCATTATAATACGCCTCATCCAAAGTAACCGTCAGATAATTGTTATACTTTTTGTTAAATATCGTGAATTCAACACCTCGTCCGCTTACATCCTCCAGTTTCCATAAAAACTCATCCGTATTTGTTTTATCTTCATGACGTGCATTGTACCCGTTGGGTTGCCCTTTAAGTGCTTTACCAAATTTTTTATCGATGATCTGATAATAACCCCCGCCTTGGGAAACAAACGTCCATAGAGCGTTATCCCTACCAATAGCATTGTAATGATAGACATAAGCATCGTAGACATTATTGGTATTGCCGGCTATAATGCTTTTATTGAATCGCGTATCATGGATTTCATAATACGCCTCATTCTGAGCGGTCAGCTTCAGACCTCCAGCCAACAAAAATGCCAGCATGAGGAAAATGGATTTTTGTTGCCTAATCCAAATTTGTAATTGCTTTTTCATATTAATTTGTTTTTTAAAATTGTTAGAATAAATTATTGTTTATTTGATCGGGACAAAGGTGAAGCAAAAAATATAGCATAGCAATGCCAGAAACTAGGTGTTTTGCTGATGCAAATAGAATAAAACACCATATTCAAGGGGTTACAGATGAAATTTGAATAGCTTACATTTGCAATGTTTTTATTACAAAATTTTTAAGCCCTCTATTAATTGAAGCAAAGGATATGAAAAATTTTCTCCGTCTTATTTCCGTCTTATTACTGTGCGGAGTTTTATTTAATGCTGCTCAGGCGCAGAAACAACAGAAAATTGACTCGTTGATGAATCTTTTGAAAACGGCAAAGGAGGACACGAACAAAGTAAATCACCTCTACAACCTCGGCCGGGAGCTGATGTATTCCAACCCCGATACTGCCATGATACTTGGCAATCAAGCATTATCACTTTCCGAAAAAGCAACAAGCAAAAAACACATTGCTGATTCTTATCACATAATTGCGCTGGCGTATTTTTTAAAGGGAAATTATCCTTCTTCCCTGGAAAACAATTTTAAAGCATTAGCACTCAGAGAAGAACTTGCCGATAAATCAGGAGTTGCAAAATCTCTCGGCAACATCGGAAATAGCTATATGCACCAAGCCGATTATCCCAAAGCATTGGATTATTATTTCAAGGGATTGAAAATGCTTGAAGAACTTGCCGATAAAATGGGAATTGCCATACATCTCGGCAACATTGGAAATGCCTATTATTACCAAAGCAATTATACCAAAGCACTGGATTATTATTTCGAGGCATTGAAAATGAATGAAAAAATCGGAAATAAAAATGGAATTGCAATGTGGCTCGGCAACATCGGAGTTGTCTATTGGAAACAAAAGGAATATCCCAAAGCATTGGACAATTATTTCAAGGCATTAAAAATGCATGAAGAATTCGGAAATAAACAAGGAATTGAAACATGTCTCGCCAACATCGGAAGTGTCTATTCTGAACAAGGCGATAAACCCAAAGCACTGGATTATTTTTTCAAGGCATTGAAGATTGCGGAAGAACTTGGAAATAGAAATGGAATTTCAGC harbors:
- a CDS encoding T9SS type A sorting domain-containing protein, producing MKKQLQIWIRQQKSIFLMLAFLLAGGLKLTAQNEAYYEIHDTRFNKSIIAGNTNNVYDAYVYHYNAIGRDNALWTFVSQGGGYYQIIDKKFGKALKGQPNGYNARHEDKTNTDEFLWKLEDVSGRGVEFTIFNKKYNNYLTVTLDEAYYNENIYNQSDMSQWKVWRLVRRSGLGPIPKDKNGKEIQSESETVFSTNNNVSKFTIYGLPKRLCDEHLGIGNTVYQGIPTNPARPTDKVFMNSFPQIEYGAMNQTQDLSGKSKAYKLTIYARSSAKLNNTNNFVDLVDPFNNVWQGKKERDSLKLTSINSTLYRGEYIMSTGDSLQYGTTTMLARFFFQEQNINNGTPINNVYLQMPFVVSGIVDYAVPILGYTTEPQIPYLVLHDPPGDGSTSSFSQTKTICREFENSYSTDQSHEAHAKVKIGVAGSVGLIVTTNFEFSVEFGVGLTAGDLVVKTNDHGTCVSTNEGFSTSDLDPSIADRADVFIGYGYDLNYGKYRVVDFIPDSCKAVTHERLIYSLKGSGQNAYRKFVLTEGGIQNDIDIQKSIMDNVNLDQRTRANALHQYNAWKRVLAANDSIIANATEVIGSPLIFNGGGQGTDWSEAISVTQSSTLNTEHYLSATAGLETVLEFGGGGVSFGYNFNTEKRYGATQTQSGEEAKVVAYHLSDNESGDFFKMDVLRDGRYGTPLFRVADGSKTSCPYQGGYQRDQPNLKIDGQTKNNILLENIPVGTLASFKVDLCNDSNEPRTYAISLGGMNPGGATIRIGGVNIGQSSYNQSVPAKSCLEDYVVTVEMNPSVFKYPNLQIDMGPECDGAISSSIFASVYFGTTSVNEENSPVKQLSVFPNPTSGELNVAFMLKQSADIHFELIDMLGNRSILAADENYAAGERQKTFNVAALPSGIYQLVIKTDQTVISRKVIVQH